AGTTGCAGAAAGTATACTGGGGACTTTACCAAATAGTAAGTGCTGGAAGCAGGGCAGCTCTTCGTCCTCACTGGACGTGTCCTCTTCTGAGGACTCTAGTTTCCTGGCCCTTCTTTGGTGACCCTGGGCCAAACGTGTGTGGACTAAGGGACTGGGGCTCCTTCTGAGTTCTTTCGGGACACTTTTGCTAAAAACAGCAGATCTTTCCTTAATGGCACTTTCAGCAAAGCTGTTGTTCTCCTTTACCTTGTCATCATTTAACAGGTCATCTGGGGTCTCAGAACCAACCCGAGAAGCAGGACTACTTCCCAGAGGTTGTTCTAGGTTATCTAAAGTTTGACATGGAGAGAAATCTGCGTTGACCACCTGAACTACTCCTCCAGCTTCCccttgcctttttatttccagATCTTTACAATTACTTAGAGAAAGACTTGGCTTATAGACTTCAGGTTGCATGAGACCTAATCTGAGAATAGCACTTAATTCTGATGCTCTGTTTCTGCCTGGTTCTGCCTGAATATTTTCGCCACTGGAGCCTACTTCATTAGTACTGCAGGAGCTGCCTTCTTTAGCAGTACTTTCTCTAGTTTTATTCTGGCTAATTGTGCTCACTGTACTTTGAATGATGTTCTCATTTCCCACTGCTCTTTCAGCTGACGCTGAATGTTCCTCCAACTTCTCCTCTGACAGGTTTTCCTTACTTACAGTTTTAACAGATGACCTGAAGGGAGAAATGGATGGTATATGATATGGGTTTTGTGAAATgctgtatttattttcaatagtGAGTTTAGTTTCATTGCCTCTAAACTGAGATGACTGACAAGGACTAGAGGTTCCTTTCGGACTATATTTGGCATACTCTCCTGGCTTTTTGTCTTTCTCACAAACCACAGGAAAGCCTGCTGTTGTGTGAGGTGCCTGTACGTGCTTGATACTAAATTCCTTCCCTCCtcgattttcttctttttgtccaCATTCAAGAGTAACCTTTGGACTTTGTTTCCTTGTGGACCCGGAGTGGGCAAAGACGGATGCACATTCCTTTTCTGGATTTCCTGGATTTGAACACAGAGCAAATGATTGGCGCTTTGAAACCTTAAATGTATTCTGTAAATACTGTGTATCGAGTTCACTCTCTTCCATTTCTATGCTTGTCTCCTGAACTTCACATCTCAAGAGATCCTTAACGCCCTCTGTGTCATCAGAACAATCACAGATCAGCTCCTTTGGGTTTCCAAttgctgcacccccacccccacactgatGTGGTGCTGTTTTTGCCTCCCCTGGGGTGTCAGGAGCCAGCAGTGAGACACTCTCCTGAGTGTCACAGTCAGTGTCAGGCACCAGTAAAATATTGGTGCTCTCCATAGACCTGTCAGTTTGCAGACTTCTTCCTCCACTGAATATCAGGTCTCTGAGGCCTTTGGTGCTATTACACACTTGGATGGTTCCTAGGTTCTCTCCTACGTCTTCTCTTTGAAGGTTAGAATCGACAACTTCTTTAAGTTTAGTAGAACTCGAACCACTACTAAAAACACCAGGTATGTTTGTTAAATTTAGTTCTGCAAAAGCTTCACTGgcaagtcttttatttatttggtcattTGACTTGTTACCCTTGTTGGCTCCAGTTGCAGGTTCTTTCCCTTCCATGAGTTGAAGCTTTTTGCTCTGTCTGACTGGTATTtgctcagaattttttttcttcgcCTCCTCACTGCTAGAACAACTATCAATTTGTAGTTCAGTATGAGTAGGTGGGCTTGGATTTTTACTGACTACGAGTTCAAGTGCATAAATATGCCTGGTAGTGGTCTTCTTCCTCGGCTTAGTCTTCTTGGGTGCTTTTGAACCATGGATATTTAATTCTAGTTCCATATTGCTTATGCTGCTGCTTATAGGTTCAGCTTTAGTTCTGCAAGCAGATTCTTTTCCCAGTGATTCTGTTGGGTtagcatttttctctttctgaacacAGTCGCCTTTTGTTTCATTCCCATGACCATTATCAGTAATATCCATCACACGACCATTCTGTTCTATTTGGTCAGTTCCCTCAATTATCTTTTCAGGAGTCTTTTGAACAACTGTCAGATCTACTTTCTTGATAAAATCCTCTGGATGAAGGCCTGGGGTAGTTCTCTTGCGCTTTAGTTTATTTGTGAAGGGACGCTCTTGTGTTATCCAAGGCTCTGGGGCAGATGCTCCTACAGTTAGAGTTTCAGTTATGTGGCTCAAGTTAGGGAGGCTGGCCTTCCTCCGATAGGTCTTCCCAAATATCTTATCTTCGATATTACTTTCTACTGGTTTGGAGTGGACTCTTTCGCTTTCACATATTACAGTACCATGAGGCTCACTGGACAGTGAGGCTATTTCCTCTGGAGAACCAGGATATACACCTCCTTCGTTCAGAACTTCTACCGCATCAGCTACTTCCATATTTGATTCAGGCCTCCCATCATGTGAGCCCTCAGAAGTGAACATTTCATCACGCCTGGAAAACCACTCATTAACTTTCTGTATGCTGCTATTCCGTGCTATCCAAGGAACATCTTGGGAACCTCTAGGACGGTCAGAGGATGGAGATTCTCTTCTCCCACTCAGGAGATCAGCATTCAGAACTACCCTTTTCTCTGTGCTGGGAGTCTGCCTATCATCACATGTTTCTTCACTTTCAGCCCATATGCTCTGCTGGCTCCTTGCTAAGCCAGGCTGCTTGCTTTTATTACAGAATTCAGTCTTTTCTACATTCATCTTGTCTTTAGTGAGCAGTAAACTGCTGTTCTCAGGCTGTAATGAGTTGGCATGAGTACTTGTGCCACGTGGCTCCACATGCAAGTCTGAAACAGAAGTACCCTGATACTTTTCTGGAAGCTTCTCAGGTGCATGCTTCTTCTCAGTGGTGGTCAAATCTTTATTACTGGACTGACAATGTTCAATAGTTGTTATATCCTCAGAAAACTCATAAGCAGCTGTAGGTATACAAAAATAACAGGTGATTAACAACAAATGATCATGGAAAAATACGTACTTAATACAACTTGGGGGTAGAAATGAAGCAACTGGCTATTTTTAGAGAAACTATCTTTTTAAACAACCAAGTATACTGAAAATGTAGCTCAAACTCTTCCACCTAATTCCTAGATTCTCGTTAGTTCCACTCAAGTTAGAATTTAAGTTTCACAATTCTTCCTACTCATAAACCACACCTCCTATTTCTGAACCCGTAACAGTGAGGTAAAAGCAGACCGGGCATCGGACATACTGTGCTGTGTTTTATCTTCAGATTCATACACCCTATGTTTAAGTGCCAATATGCAAAAGACGAAGTATAAACACATAAGTTTAAAGTAAAAGGCAACATCCAGTTACATAGGGTACTATTACAATCACATCAGTCTAGTGCCATCGAAATAGATCAGGCTGTACCATAACATCAGAGAAAGAATGATATTCTACCTCTGCCAAAAGCTGTTGTGAATTAATTTTAAGTGTCCTAAATGGTCTTCAGACTAATCTAATTACAGTAGTGTATCTACCCATTCTCTCTCCAGTATCTATTATGCGGGGAAGACTTGCCATTACCCTTTTTTGCAGAACTCAAGCGGGCTTCAGCCCTGTCTTCTTGAGGAGTGATCTCTAACAGACCGTGATCTCCCACGCTGTAGGGAAAAAACAAAGGCCTTAATGAGAACCACTAGCCATGTGCTCAAAGAGTTGTCAGCTGAGCGAAATCAAGTATTTTAGCTCCTTTAGGCAGGGTGGCAGTGCGCTGATCAATTTAATTCACTTTTTGAAATCTGCTCTTTAGTAACTACTAGTCAAAATGAAAGGGTCAAAGATTGACAAACCCTCACAAAAATCAGAGAGCAAGAATGCAGAACACTGCTTTATGGACAAGCAAATGAGAATCAAAATTTAAATGACAGCCCATTCAAATACAAACAATGACTAAAAGAcaggaaagcaaaaacaaacaaaaaacattccCACAAAACCTAGAAGTTTATCTTAATGAGATTGCAAGAACAGAGATATCTTAAAAAGGGGGCACTGGAATGAAGCAGACAACCCAACACTATGCAAAGAACGCACCCTCCTGCCATTCTGCCTTCTGTACTTCTTTTCAGGCTAAAAACTCCTTGCTCTCAATTGAGAGATTAGGATAAAGCTCTTTGCAAACAAATTCTGATTGGCAATGACATCATTATAGTTCACACAAGATATCACAGATCTTAAGGTCAAGTAATAATTCCTAAGGAAAGCAATTTGCCGGGTAACACAGTTTGGGGCTGCTTGCAgattattatataatttacacagGTAAAGTCTGAGGAATAGATAGAATTGAGAAACAGAGGAGGCAAAGAAAAATGGAGTCCcctagccctgaccagtgaggctcaagttggttgggcatcattcctcAAAGCAAAAGCTCAcccgtttgattcctggtcagggcacatgcctaggttgcgggttcggtcccccgttggggcatgtatgaaaagcaaccgattgatgtttctctttcatattaatgtttctgtccctctctttctccctccctcatcctctctctaaaaataaataaacaaaatctttaaaaaaataaaaaggagcccTCTAATATTTTCATTGGCCACGATGACCACTGTGTCAATACTACTGTGCACGAGGAGCTAAGCTAGCAGAGCAGAACCATCTGCTGGGAGTGAGTCTGTGAAGAGCTGTTATTTTAAACCAACAGGTATTTTCCCAGTTATAAAATGAGATTAAAGAAGATGGTTTATTTTAATGTCATAATTTTAACCTAAAGAAAAATCCTAAACCTTAATattaacaaaattcaaaaatgCCAGGTTCACAGACGAAGGCTCTTTGACTCACCTGTAATAACTTGCCTTATTAACTGTATCTTCAGAAGAATCGGATCCTAAAAAATTCATCAAATaccaaatcaataaaagaatTTGTACTGAAAGgttaaactaaaaaacaaacaaacaaaaaaacgtACTTTTTGCAAAACAGATATTAATTCAAGAAATACTTACTAAGCACCCGCTATACGGCAGGCACAACGATACAAATGCCAGGCAATACAGAGAAGTAGTTATAAGCACAGGCTCTGAAGTCAGATTTCCTAGGTTTGAAtcatggctctgccacttactagcttcACCACCTCATCTGTAAAGTTAATATAATAGTAGTAACAACCTCATGGGGTTTGTCAGGCCTCTCTCACATGTGAGTTTTACAAGTAAAGTACAACAGTGCCTGGGCTACACTGAGTGCTcttaaatattagctattataattttgattattgttgtgtcacaaaaataatcaaaataaaaaatcctaaGTCTAGGAACTTAAtgattttaagaaggaaaaagatatacaaataattGCCAGCAAATCTGGTAAGTGCTACAGTAAACATATGGTGGCACTGGGGAGCCCAAAAAAGGGCCATTCtttctaattataaatatatttcaaaggatAAGTCAATGAGAGAAAACTATCTGAACTGAGCTCAGCTCTTCTTAAAAGTCTTTCttcccctggctggtgaggcttaatggactgagtgccagcctgtgaactgaagggttgctggttcgattcccagtcagggcacatgcctgggttatgggccaggtcccccagttgggggcgtatgagaggcaaccacacactgatgtttctcaccctctttctccctcccttcccctctctctaaaaataaataagtcttaaaaaaaaaagtcattctagTCTAGACCATTTATTTTGGATCCTTCCAAATGTTTTGCCAACCAATCATATTCTTTCTTATCCGTCTTTCCAAAGtatagtaagtcctcacttaatgtcaaTTGTTTCTGCCACTTCAAGCAAACTGACATATAACAAAACCGATTTTATCCACAGAATAACTGATAGAAGCAAGAGTTACTTTCCTCTAATATCTCatcattttataatgaaatgatgTTGAAGGAAACATTTTTCAAGGATGTGCTGTGTATTTACACACACTTATAACCAGACATCTTTCTTTTGCTATCTTTATCAAGTAGGGTTCTTCAAGGTAAGAACTTCATCTTTTGCATTGTTTATAAACACACCACAAGgctaataatattattttattttcacttcccaAAGTTCCCTGCATTGTGTCAATTATCACCAAGGTTTCTGGTAAAACTGTAGCACAAAAATCCAGCAACCACTATTCCAAACTTAAGAAATCTGAGGCTCTTACCCAATTCAATGTAGACAGACTTATTCTGAGGTTGTACCTGCTGCTTTGTCCTCAGCGATCTCACAACTTCAAGGTTAGAGAGTGGGACACCAAGACTGGTTTCCTGCTTAAGCAATAAAAACCATTCAACCAATTATTGGCCAGTtctttgtcccccccccccaagagaaACTTGAGGCCATGGAAAAAACAAATAGACCATAATAAATTAGCTAAAATTTATGACACCTGGAAAAATCACTTGGCAAATTACACTTCAAAATGTATGTTACGCTCTAAtggtttgaatattttttcctccGTTGTTTTAAGTTTTTCTAAACAGAATATGTATTATCCGtggaattttttgaagtataagAAAAGCACAcgttgggccctggccaggttgcttggttggttagagcatcgtcccaacaCACCAAGGCTGTGGtttcgatcccctgtcagggcgcatacaaACAGCAGCCAGTGCATGCATagataagcggaacaacaaaccgatgtttctctctctcccaaatcaacaaattaaaaaaagaaaagcatattttGAAGCTGATACTTTATATTATAGTATAGAAAGAGAATAAGATTCATTTAGCACACATTTCCAATCACATCTGGTAACTGGGTCAGCAACTacgataatttaaaaaaaagaatggataaaAACCCAGCAAACCTAGTTCATGCAGtgtaagaatattaaaaaacccAACATTACTCCTAtgaagttttcctttttctttttgagcctTTCAACATCTACTGAAAAATGAATGCTGATACCATAAGAACTATTATTTCTGAGATCTCCATTATTCATTCACATATGAGTAACAATGAAgcaaattattcatttttttgacAATTACACCTTTTAAACTGAAGCAGTTCTCAATCAtgaaaactgattttcttttcagGCAACTtttcagaggaaataaaataaatacacttcCTCACGCCTGGAGGACTGGTAGACTAGGTGCCCAGACCGTCTCTCAGCCCCTCTAACTTGGCCATCAGAACATCTGTCCAACCACTGACTCTGCCGTCTTACCTTGTTGAGTGACTTTTTATATAATTCCACGCGCATACAGCACATTCACTAATTCACGATACTGAATAAAGAGATTTTACCAGAATAAACGAAAATGGCTTTACCAAGGTAGGGTTCTCAGGTTCACTTTGTCGAAGTCTTAGGGCACGGTTTCGGTAACCCAAACTCTGGATGATAGAAACTTCCTCCTTTAGATGCTCAGGAGAGTTATTTCCCTTTTTCGAAAAGTTATAACTATTTGCAACTGTGAATTAAAAGGGACATTTTTATAATTGGAAAACTGCATTACTTGTAATCAAAGAACCAAGAGAAATCCTGTGCATGTTCTTTGTTGCACTAAGACAACGCGTTAAAgtttacttataatttttaaaatcaactttgtTAATTCTACTGCTAGGAAACACACAGATGGTCAAAGTTATTTCTACTCCTTTTTTCCCACCCCGGTACTAACAAATTTGCCTATTAATACCATCCTTTGCTGAATCTAAGGTACCAACAACGTAAGAAGCACCATTATTTTCTATGCCACTAAGaaaacatacaattaaaaatgacacACCATTGGTGATAAACTGTCCTCAATTTTGAAGACCTTAAAATGTGAAAAGTGTGCCTCTTAGGACTGACAAAATGAAATGTGAGACCACTTTATTCCCCACTGGGGAATGATGTAACAACTAGATTGCAGGTAAAGAGCTAAAAATAACCtagaccaggggtccccaaccctaTCACAGATGAAGCTCACCTGAGTTCTGCctcgtctccacccctcccctgccccctgcacagCAGGTGAGTGCAACTCCCTTGAGACtcgcctcctgccctcccccaccccacccaatctCTGCCTCCTGTCCTGTCCAGTTCCCCACTCCACATCCCCTTCCTGGAAAAacctggtccctggtgccaaaaaggttagaGATCGCTGACCTAGACCAAAAGGTCTTATCACCTTTTCATAAAAAAGAATTGCGTAAACCGCCTCCTGAGTTTTGACAGCCACTTGAGCACTGGCCCCCCAGGCTACACAACACTTACACTGCAATCCTGTGTCCAGCTCAAAGGCATGAATGACTTTCAATAGCTCTTCAACAAGTTGACTAAATCTTGTACTTTCTTGTAGGCttctgaaattaaattaattgaGAGACATACTTAGCAAgtaattattaactttttaaggaCACTAACATAAGGAAAGACATGtaagctaattttaaaaagatgtagcaaaaaaataaaataaaaaaattaaaagatgtagCAACATTAGAAAAACTATATTCGAAGAACAGAGCTAATAGTGATATCACATAATCAAAACATCCTTGACATCagtattcatcttttttttttttttttgccattcaaGCCTATCAAAAGCCTGTAACTATCTAAACTAGTACCCTGACAACACAGCAGATATAAATCCACTGCACAGAGAACTTACTGCTCTTAACATCTGAACCCCATCCGCCCAACCTCTCACTTCTAGCTCTGGGGGATTTCTATCAAATATTGATTATAGTATTTCAAAAGCACAGAGAGATGACAATGTCCAAAGAAAGATTCTGATTTAGGAAAGCTGTAGGACAatataattcatttattcctttagaTATCTGAGTGACTACTATATGCCAAACACTGGAAAAGCAGTGTTGAGACAAAGCCAGTGACCTAATAGAACTTAAATCCTGGCCAGAGGGATGCACGATATATgaatacattgtgtgtgtgtgtgaataattGAGTAGAAATTGAGTgtgcaaggaagaaaaagaaaaggatcagGAGACATGGGGGCAGGTGGTACAGTCCCACTTTAGATAAGGCTGCAAATTCTTGCACCATTCAGAAGCATTAGAAAAAGGCAACGAATTACTAATATCTGTATAAGGTACCATAAAACTTTCAGGGAAAtaacttaagaaaataatttatcctGTCAGGGAAACACCCTTTTATACATTTTCCTACTGAGGAATGGTTTGATAGGAACACCAGCCGTGGTATTAAGGAATTTCTACTTTCCCCTGCTGCTTCCAACCTTCCATCACCACCCAATCGCACACCTTTTGGTTATATCGCTCTTACACAAAGGACACTGTGACGGCCCTTTCTTCTGGTTGAGAAGTTTCAGCATACAAAATCtaaaaattatgaagaataaaaagaacaattCGAGTTACTCTTTTTTGTAGAGAGAATATTCAAAAGGCAAATAGCCATGAAAAAATAATCTCACACCTGCCATTAAGAGCCATTTAAAGGTAATGGCAGGTGAATTACAACCAATGGCTTTAATTGTTTTTAGATGCTGGATGAACAGAAAACCAAACTACATAAGCAATGATCTATGAAAACTGAACTTACATGCATATGGCTTACTGTTTTgagcaaataaaatgtattaaagagtTAATAAGGTATATTcgaccattattattatttcatgcTGTCTAATCAGACATAAATGGTAAGTATTTCAAGTAAAATGATTATAACTCATTTAGACTCCGCACCTCGCTACAAAGCTGCAGCCATCCAGTGTGGTAGCGGCGCAGCGATGGAGCGCCGCACTGGATGGGACAGAACTGACAGCACAGAACTGAGCACATCCGTACCCTGAAGAGTTTAACAGTATTATGGAAACTCATCTAACTTTGAGTTACTTGTCCAAGTCTACCCTGGCAGGAAGCAATAAATTAAGAGTTCTACGTTGGCAAAATAAAGATGGGCTGACTTTGATGACATTGGGTACCCTGCATTGCTGTCGATAGAACTAAGATTATGGACCAATATGGTCCCTAGttacagtaaataaataacaagagAGGCCCACAGCTAAGCATCCACTCATGTTGCCGGTCCCACCAAACCTTGTCAGTTTCTATAATAAAGCTCTGTTTTCTTGATCAGACCTTGTTTGTACTTTAGTTACAACAATTAAGAATCCATCAGGCGCTCTTTACCTGGAAGATTGTGCCTACGGTCCTTGCCTGGTATTGCAATCCCATGGGTCAAGGCTCTTATCTCCCAAAGACAAGTCTTACCCCTAAACTTTAGCCTCCAGCGGCTGTATCCCTGCTACTTTTCTTCCCTTATAACCACCACTTTAAACTTCTGCTATTTCTGCAGCTAGACTCCTGAGAAACTATGTTCGATCTACTTGTTAGATCATCCATCTCTTGCCTACTTCTGGACCTCTGCCATATCAAACAATTTCTAGACTCCAAAAATTCTCTGATATTATGATCTAATGTATTTAGTCATCAAACCTCCCTCATACTAATTCACCACTTACCTGGATTTCCTTAGTTGACTCTTAAGACTTGCTTTACTTGATCTATCTGGTCTTTAGGCCCCACCCATCCCTGGTCTGGTTCCTCTTACTATCCTCCAACTAAGTGTATATGAAGGTCATCATTCCAGAAcactgcttctcaaactttaatgtgtgtAAGACTCTCCCgaggaatcttgttaaaatgcagattctcattcAGTAGGTTTAGAGTAGGGCTGAGATCATTGCAAATTCCCATGTGATATGGTTGCTGCAGGTCCCTGAGCCCTACTCTGAGTGGTCATTCCTAGAGCTGCGTTGCCCAGGACAGCAGCCGCTAGACACATGTGGCTACGGAGTACTTTTACGCGGCTAGTCTGAACTAATTAATGTATGCTGTAAGCATGAGAAAACAAAGGCTCTCGAAAActgactaaaaaaagaaaaagaaaaagaaagaaaaagaatgtcagCCCCAgttggagtggctcagtggactgagtgctggcctgcaaaccaaagggttgctggttcaattcccactcaggtaCACGCCTGGGCTGCCGaacaggtccccactggggagcgcaagaggcaaccacacactgatgtttctctccctctccttctccttcccttcccctctatctagaaataaataaataaaatcttaaaaaaaaaaaaaaagaacgtcaaacaaatatctcattaatatagTTTATACTGAATTGGTAAAATTTTGGTCACAAttgggttatatatatataaatatataactataattaatttttaaaaccttgttAGTAATGTGGCTACTATAGTATTTAAGTTACACTCATGGTTCATCTTGTATCTCTTTGGACAATGTGGCTCtagatcttccaaaaaatattacatattttagttGTTTGGAAACTGTAAGACAATGCATGGATGAcctaagtaatttttttctagacTGCTACTATTACGTTTTTTGTATATATCATGAAAGATTTCAGAACTATATATAGGCTTATCCCAGTCGATAGTGCTATTTTATCATGAGCAATTAGAATTCATcctatgaaaatataattaatgcTTAGGACATTTTCCCAGCTTTCTCACACAGAGACTGAAGTGTTATTCAGATTATAAAGGTATTAACAGAAGAGGTTTCATGAAAAAGTGGATCTGTCACATGGGTATTATACTATAATTTTAGTTCTAATATAGCACTTAAAATATGGCTGGTTCTTTTGCTTATCAAATTCTCCATATTAGGAGTTACAAGCCCTTCTCACTCTCCCCCAGTTGCCAACTTTAATTAACCCTTTCAATCTCAACAGATGTTTTCACCTCCAACTTCACTGAGATCAGACTACCTGaactccccctgccctccctcaaaATCTTTCTGTAGAATtgttctccttaaaaaaaaaaaaaaaaaaaaaaagattgattctacccatttatttttagagagaggtgaagggagggagaaagagaaggagagaaacatcaattggttggtccctggctggcaacccaagcatgtgccttgacagggaattgaactggtgacctttcggctAGAagactgacactcaatccactgagccacactagccagggcatagaattattctccttttcctttattaCTGTTTATGAATAATAACTTTGTTTCTCTTGCACCCATTTTCTACTTCCAATCCTTTCTGCGTCCTCCTGCAAATGCCAGCTCCCTTCTGAAGggctccttcctttcctcacacAACTACTTTACATGTATgcgtaatttctttttttctggacacATTCTACTTTGTTCTCTTTGTGTCTTTGCTCATATTACTTCCTCTTCCTGTAATTTCCTTCTTCCACAAGCTTGCAAAGTAATGAATGTCTGtaatttgatttttcctttaCTTACTATGTGTTCATCCCTCAAGGTGACAGGAAAGCACACAGTGTATTTCAGAAAGATTCACATCCAGAAACACTGAGAGCTCCACATTTAAAGGGTTTATCTTCAGCCATCCGTAACCTTTTAAATACTGTAACTTTccaattttgttttacaaaagtaTCAATCCATGAAGATACTGGTCCTACACTACAGAGAGTTTGAGA
This window of the Desmodus rotundus isolate HL8 chromosome 9, HLdesRot8A.1, whole genome shotgun sequence genome carries:
- the BRCA1 gene encoding breast cancer type 1 susceptibility protein isoform X3, yielding MDLCVDRVEEVQKVLSAMQKILECPICLELIKEPVSTKCDHIFCKSLQESTRFSQLVEELLKVIHAFELDTGLQFANSYNFSKKGNNSPEHLKEEVSIIQSLGYRNRALRLRQSEPENPTLQETSLGVPLSNLEVVRSLRTKQQVQPQNKSVYIELGSDSSEDTVNKASYYSVGDHGLLEITPQEDRAEARLSSAKKAAYEFSEDITTIEHCQSSNKDLTTTEKKHAPEKLPEKYQGTSVSDLHVEPRGTSTHANSLQPENSSLLLTKDKMNVEKTEFCNKSKQPGLARSQQSIWAESEETCDDRQTPSTEKRVVLNADLLSGRRESPSSDRPRGSQDVPWIARNSSIQKVNEWFSRRDEMFTSEGSHDGRPESNMEVADAVEVLNEGGVYPGSPEEIASLSSEPHGTVICESERVHSKPVESNIEDKIFGKTYRRKASLPNLSHITETLTVGASAPEPWITQERPFTNKLKRKRTTPGLHPEDFIKKVDLTVVQKTPEKIIEGTDQIEQNGRVMDITDNGHGNETKGDCVQKEKNANPTESLGKESACRTKAEPISSSISNMELELNIHGSKAPKKTKPRKKTTTRHIYALELVVSKNPSPPTHTELQIDSCSSSEEAKKKNSEQIPVRQSKKLQLMEGKEPATGANKGNKSNDQINKRLASEAFAELNLTNIPGVFSSGSSSTKLKEVVDSNLQREDVGENLGTIQVCNSTKGLRDLIFSGGRSLQTDRSMESTNILLVPDTDCDTQESVSLLAPDTPGEAKTAPHQCGGGGAAIGNPKELICDCSDDTEGVKDLLRCEVQETSIEMEESELDTQYLQNTFKVSKRQSFALCSNPGNPEKECASVFAHSGSTRKQSPKVTLECGQKEENRGGKEFSIKHVQAPHTTAGFPVVCEKDKKPGEYAKYSPKGTSSPCQSSQFRGNETKLTIENKYSISQNPYHIPSISPFRSSVKTVSKENLSEEKLEEHSASAERAVGNENIIQSTVSTISQNKTRESTAKEGSSCSTNEVGSSGENIQAEPGRNRASELSAILRLGLMQPEVYKPSLSLSNCKDLEIKRQGEAGGVVQVVNADFSPCQTLDNLEQPLGSSPASRVGSETPDDLLNDDKVKENNSFAESAIKERSAVFSKSVPKELRRSPSPLVHTRLAQGHQRRARKLESSEEDTSSEDEELPCFQHLLFGKVPSILSATPRHNAVATESPSKKTEESQVPLKSTLNNHSDQVTSAKASQERHLSEEAGCSVSLFSSQCSVAEDFAANTDSQDSFLMFDSHSKQVSHQSENEVPSDEELVSHDEGRENDLEEDNREERSVDSNLDEAASEYESETVLSEDSSGPSSQNDILSTQQRDTMQDNLIKIKQAMDQLEAVLEQQESQTSKKSPLLIADSCASKDLLTLERHTSGKVLMSEKSSECPVSQNPENLSADKVQEYLGSSSSKSKETRVERSSSSKSQLLDDMGYVHSNSQSLQNRNCPSQKELIKGIDMEEQQPTESEAQDLMEPSYLSRQDLEGTPALESGTRLFDDPESDPYEDRAPEPAPVCSLPTSTSARTLPQFQVEESAQSPATAQTTNTAGHHVKGESVSGEKPEVVSSTKTVNKRISMVASGLTQNELMLVHKFGRKHQITVTDLITEETTHVIMKTDADFVCERTLKYFLGIAGGKWVVSYFWVTQSVKERKILDECDFEVRGDVINGRNHQGPKRARESQDRKIFRGLEICCYGPFINMPTDQLERMVRLCGAAVVKEPSAFTIGEGSHPVVVMQPDAWTEDSGSHVIGQMCKAPVVTREWVLDSVALYQCQELDAYLVPKPAQSGC